A single window of Anaerocolumna chitinilytica DNA harbors:
- a CDS encoding MarR family winged helix-turn-helix transcriptional regulator — MENKSLLNTQTELNMQTLRILNRCSQSVHKKELSVIKDSGLTASQFEVLEVLRDLGDLRISDIIEKILATGGNMTVVIDNLAKDGLVQQSVDPQDKRVKLIRISDKGKALMDDLIPRYLDNINTIFDKLPEAEKKTLREILTKLSGL; from the coding sequence ATGGAAAATAAATCATTATTAAATACACAAACCGAATTGAATATGCAGACCCTGCGGATATTGAACCGATGCAGCCAAAGTGTTCATAAGAAAGAGCTCAGTGTTATTAAGGATAGCGGACTTACCGCCTCCCAGTTCGAAGTTCTGGAAGTCCTCCGAGATCTTGGAGATTTAAGAATTAGCGACATCATTGAGAAGATACTTGCTACCGGCGGCAACATGACAGTTGTTATTGATAATCTGGCAAAGGATGGATTGGTACAGCAATCAGTAGATCCTCAGGATAAGAGAGTAAAGCTTATTCGAATAAGCGATAAAGGAAAAGCCCTGATGGATGATCTGATTCCCCGTTATCTGGATAATATTAATACAATCTTTGATAAGCTGCCAGAAGCAGAGAAAAAAACCTTAAGAGAAATTCTAACAAAACTATCAGGCTTATAA
- a CDS encoding nitroreductase family protein: MKNFLEAIENRRTVYAFSKESPISDERIQEIVGLAVKHSPSAFNSQSSKVVLLFGSEHDKLWDIALEALRKIVPAESFASTEEKIASFKAGHGTVLYFDDNGIVEYLQKEYSLYKDNFPVWAQQSNGMLQLVVWTALEDEGLGASLQHYNELIEEAVKKEWNLPASYKLIGQMPFGKPTAAPGEKSFVPLEERFKVFGA, translated from the coding sequence ATGAAGAATTTTTTAGAAGCAATTGAAAACAGACGTACTGTATATGCATTTAGTAAAGAATCACCCATATCCGATGAAAGAATTCAAGAAATTGTAGGGCTTGCCGTAAAGCATTCTCCTTCCGCTTTCAATTCTCAGAGCAGCAAGGTTGTATTATTATTCGGAAGCGAACACGATAAGCTTTGGGATATCGCTCTGGAAGCCTTAAGAAAAATTGTTCCTGCAGAGAGCTTCGCTTCCACAGAGGAAAAGATTGCATCCTTTAAGGCAGGACATGGAACTGTCCTCTACTTTGATGATAACGGTATTGTAGAATATCTGCAAAAAGAATACTCCCTATACAAAGATAACTTCCCTGTATGGGCTCAGCAATCAAATGGTATGTTACAGCTTGTCGTATGGACTGCATTGGAAGATGAAGGACTCGGTGCCTCCCTCCAGCACTACAACGAACTGATTGAGGAAGCTGTTAAGAAGGAATGGAATCTTCCTGCTTCCTACAAATTAATCGGCCAGATGCCTTTTGGTAAACCTACCGCCGCTCCCGGTGAGAAATCTTTTGTACCACTGGAAGAACGTTTTAAGGTATTTGGAGCTTAA
- a CDS encoding TM1266 family iron-only hydrogenase system putative regulator, whose amino-acid sequence METRIALVGIIVENLEQVEEVNHILHDFGKFIIGRMGLPIRDQQMNIISIVVEADNNTINSLSGKLGMLEGISAKTVYSKAGAPQNEDVLGL is encoded by the coding sequence ATGGAGACGAGGATTGCGTTAGTTGGTATTATTGTTGAAAATCTGGAGCAGGTAGAGGAGGTCAACCATATTCTTCATGATTTCGGAAAGTTCATCATCGGCAGAATGGGGCTTCCAATCAGAGACCAGCAGATGAACATTATCAGCATTGTAGTTGAGGCTGACAATAACACCATTAATTCCTTATCAGGAAAGCTTGGTATGTTAGAGGGAATAAGTGCAAAAACAGTTTATTCCAAAGCGGGGGCACCTCAAAACGAAGATGTCTTAGGGCTGTAA
- a CDS encoding AI-2E family transporter codes for MFKVNKKVKILGVVILTVTGVYIGLEYVLPLFAPFIIAYLIAAALLPLVRFLNQKLRLPKLLGAILSLCLLSALVGFIVYYVCDMLLQQVVALLKNFPIYLAVLTGYIDSLCSGCDKVLGIKLGTVQNFIYTNFDGVLIVIKNKIMPVITTRSINLLIGMVGFIGILLIMLVSILLLIKDEEQYKEGVRNSYFYKDIQIVTSKLSHMGKAYLKTQGIMLLFISLICTLSMFLIHNKYALLVGIGIGVVDAFPILGSGMILVPWAIISLFQKDVYSAAIILTAYVSCMLLRNTVEPRLFGNRIGIKPVYTMMAMYVGVKVFGLFGFLLGPVGLVMIVTIIKEAVNRIDGRKVPEVTPDNQE; via the coding sequence ATGTTTAAGGTAAATAAAAAAGTAAAGATATTAGGGGTTGTTATTCTTACGGTTACAGGAGTGTATATCGGATTGGAATATGTGCTGCCTCTGTTTGCTCCCTTTATTATTGCATATCTAATAGCTGCGGCGCTTCTGCCCCTTGTGAGGTTTCTAAATCAAAAACTAAGGCTACCAAAGCTGTTAGGGGCAATCTTGTCATTGTGTTTACTAAGTGCTCTAGTCGGTTTTATCGTCTATTATGTATGTGATATGCTGTTACAGCAGGTGGTAGCATTACTAAAGAATTTCCCGATCTATTTAGCTGTTTTGACCGGTTATATCGATTCTCTTTGTTCCGGATGCGATAAAGTACTGGGTATAAAGCTTGGTACAGTGCAGAATTTTATTTATACCAATTTTGATGGGGTATTGATCGTTATTAAGAATAAGATAATGCCGGTGATTACCACAAGAAGTATAAATCTTCTGATTGGAATGGTAGGTTTTATTGGTATTCTCCTAATTATGCTGGTTAGCATCTTACTGCTGATTAAGGATGAGGAACAGTATAAAGAAGGGGTAAGAAATTCTTACTTCTATAAAGATATTCAGATAGTCACCTCAAAACTATCCCATATGGGAAAAGCATATCTGAAAACCCAGGGTATTATGTTACTGTTTATCTCTCTTATCTGTACCCTTTCCATGTTTTTGATTCATAATAAATACGCTCTTTTAGTCGGGATTGGTATCGGAGTAGTTGATGCCTTTCCTATACTCGGCAGCGGTATGATATTAGTACCGTGGGCAATTATCAGCCTGTTTCAGAAAGACGTCTATTCGGCAGCTATTATCCTGACAGCATATGTTAGCTGCATGCTTTTACGAAATACAGTAGAGCCGCGGCTATTTGGAAACCGTATAGGTATTAAGCCGGTTTATACTATGATGGCAATGTATGTAGGAGTTAAGGTATTCGGTTTATTTGGCTTTCTCCTTGGGCCTGTGGGTCTGGTTATGATAGTAACCATCATAAAAGAAGCTGTAAACCGGATCGATGGACGTAAAGTACCGGAAGTAACGCCAGATAATCAGGAGTAA
- the metK gene encoding methionine adenosyltransferase: protein MNKLLFTSESVTEGHPDKICDQVSDAVLDAMLEQDPMSRVACETAITTGLVLVMGEITTKGYVDIQKIVRDTIREIGYDRSEYGFDANTCGVMVALDEQSPDIAMGVNKALEAKEHTMSEDEIEAIGAGDQGMMFGFASNETEEYLPYPISLAHKLTRQLTKVRKDGTLPYLRPDGKSQVTVEYNEEGKPIHLNAVVLSTQHDPDVTQEQIHADIKKYVFEEVLPTELLDDKTKFFINPTGRFVIGGPNGDSGLTGRKIIVDTYGGYARHGGGAFSGKDCTKVDRSAAYAARYVAKNIVAAGLADKCEIQLSYAIGVAQPTSIMVDTFGTSSLSSEQIVEIIRENFDLRPAGIIKMLDLRRPIYKQTAAYGHFGRNDLDLPWEKTDKVELLKKYL from the coding sequence ATGAACAAATTATTATTTACTTCAGAATCAGTTACAGAAGGGCATCCCGATAAAATATGCGATCAGGTATCGGATGCGGTATTAGATGCTATGCTAGAACAGGACCCTATGAGCCGTGTCGCTTGTGAAACAGCGATAACAACAGGACTTGTACTGGTAATGGGAGAGATCACTACAAAGGGCTATGTTGACATTCAGAAAATCGTACGTGATACCATTCGTGAGATTGGATATGACAGGTCTGAGTATGGCTTTGATGCAAATACTTGCGGTGTTATGGTTGCTCTGGATGAACAGTCACCGGATATTGCCATGGGCGTTAATAAGGCACTGGAAGCCAAGGAACACACGATGTCCGAAGATGAGATAGAGGCAATCGGTGCGGGAGACCAGGGTATGATGTTTGGCTTTGCCAGCAATGAGACGGAAGAATACCTTCCTTATCCCATATCTCTGGCCCACAAATTAACCAGACAGCTTACCAAAGTTCGTAAAGACGGCACACTGCCTTATTTAAGACCCGATGGAAAGTCCCAGGTTACAGTGGAGTACAATGAAGAAGGAAAACCCATACATCTGAATGCAGTAGTTCTATCTACTCAGCATGATCCCGATGTTACCCAGGAACAGATACATGCAGATATCAAAAAGTATGTCTTTGAGGAAGTTCTTCCCACAGAGCTCTTAGATGACAAGACAAAGTTCTTTATTAATCCCACCGGACGTTTTGTAATCGGCGGACCCAACGGAGACAGCGGACTTACAGGCCGTAAGATAATTGTTGATACCTACGGCGGATATGCACGTCACGGCGGCGGTGCTTTCTCCGGTAAGGATTGCACAAAGGTAGACCGTTCAGCAGCTTATGCAGCCCGCTATGTAGCAAAGAATATTGTGGCAGCAGGCCTTGCAGATAAATGCGAAATCCAGTTATCCTATGCTATCGGTGTGGCACAGCCTACATCTATCATGGTGGATACCTTCGGAACAAGCAGCTTAAGCTCAGAACAAATAGTTGAAATCATCAGAGAGAACTTTGACCTTCGTCCTGCAGGAATTATCAAGATGCTTGATCTTAGACGTCCTATCTATAAGCAGACAGCAGCTTACGGACACTTTGGCAGAAATGACCTTGATTTACCTTGGGAAAAGACAGATAAAGTGGAATTACTGAAGAAATATTTATAA
- a CDS encoding sensor histidine kinase, whose product MKLKSRLFTAFLIITTIPLMLVCLALSIIIGYQNNAIKQTYDVKTNSITAISNPVQLLSRLTRGVYNEIVLTAQKDPEKFGDEEYISYLQKELKGKYSYIAVRKDDDFIYAGDTDRFDRIITSMPAFGEHTGNAEGGLYVDGKYPLLLKQQDFYFADGSKGSIFIITELDTLIPQFKASAIQLLLSLVSIVILTASVLILWIYRSIIIPINTLHAATNAMKEGNLDYSIEGDPEDEIGRLCVDFEEMRIRLKELIDVRLRYEQEMQELISNISHDLRTPITAIKGYAEGIMDGVADTREKQEKYIKTIYTKANDLSSLVDELSFYSKIDCNTMPYTFSCINLGNYFEDCLGEITLDLEVKNIEVEYHNETDPSTIVNADAEQLKRVISNIVGNSVKYMGKKQGRISIRIMEGSSFNRAEEVVISIEDNGPGIAEKDIPFIFERFYRADASRNSTKGGTGLGLAIVKKIIEDHMGTIWAESEEDKGTTIYFTLRKCREDV is encoded by the coding sequence TTGAAATTAAAGAGCAGGCTTTTTACAGCCTTTCTTATTATAACTACAATACCTCTTATGCTGGTTTGCCTTGCCTTAAGCATTATTATCGGGTATCAGAATAATGCAATAAAGCAAACCTATGATGTTAAGACGAATTCAATCACCGCTATTTCTAATCCGGTACAGCTATTAAGCCGTTTGACCCGGGGTGTATATAATGAAATTGTTCTGACAGCACAAAAGGATCCGGAAAAGTTCGGGGATGAAGAATATATCAGCTATCTTCAAAAAGAATTAAAAGGAAAGTACTCCTACATTGCCGTTCGAAAGGACGACGACTTTATTTATGCCGGTGATACGGACAGGTTCGATAGAATAATAACAAGTATGCCTGCATTTGGAGAACACACGGGAAATGCAGAAGGCGGGTTATATGTTGACGGTAAATACCCGCTTTTATTAAAGCAGCAGGATTTTTATTTCGCAGATGGGTCAAAGGGAAGTATATTTATTATTACAGAGCTTGATACCCTCATTCCTCAGTTTAAAGCTTCCGCTATTCAGCTCCTGTTATCTCTGGTATCTATTGTTATCCTTACGGCTTCCGTATTGATACTATGGATATACCGAAGTATAATTATTCCTATTAATACACTTCATGCTGCTACCAATGCTATGAAGGAAGGGAATCTGGATTATTCTATTGAAGGTGACCCGGAGGATGAGATTGGAAGACTTTGTGTGGACTTTGAAGAAATGAGAATCCGATTGAAGGAATTGATTGATGTCAGGCTTCGCTACGAACAGGAGATGCAGGAATTAATCAGCAATATTTCTCATGATTTAAGAACTCCGATAACGGCAATAAAAGGCTATGCGGAGGGTATTATGGATGGTGTCGCAGACACCAGGGAAAAACAGGAGAAATATATAAAGACTATTTATACTAAGGCCAATGATTTATCCTCACTGGTAGATGAACTTTCTTTTTACTCCAAGATTGACTGCAATACCATGCCTTATACTTTTTCCTGTATTAATTTGGGTAATTATTTTGAAGACTGTCTGGGAGAGATTACTCTCGATCTTGAAGTTAAAAATATTGAAGTAGAGTACCATAATGAAACGGATCCGAGTACGATTGTCAATGCAGATGCAGAGCAATTAAAGCGCGTAATCAGCAACATCGTCGGAAATTCCGTAAAATATATGGGAAAGAAGCAGGGACGTATTAGCATACGGATTATGGAGGGTTCAAGTTTTAACAGAGCGGAAGAAGTTGTGATCAGCATAGAAGATAACGGACCGGGAATTGCAGAAAAGGATATACCTTTTATATTCGAAAGATTTTACCGGGCAGATGCTTCCAGGAATTCTACCAAGGGAGGTACCGGTCTTGGACTTGCTATTGTAAAGAAGATTATAGAGGACCATATGGGAACTATATGGGCCGAAAGTGAAGAAGATAAAGGAACTACCATTTATTTCACATTAAGAAAGTGCAGGGAGGATGTCTAG
- a CDS encoding UDP-N-acetylglucosamine 1-carboxyvinyltransferase, producing MEQYIIKGGRALQGEVTIGGAKNAALGIICAAIMTDEPVVIGNLPDIGDINVLLQAIEEIGAKVERIDEHTVRVDGKYIDSEIGIDYDFIRKIRASYYLLGALLGKYKKAQVALPGGCNIGSRPIDQHIKGLEALGAVVKIEHGMIKAKADALKGNHIYLDCASVGATINIMLAACLSEGVTIIENSAKEPHVVDVANFLNSMGANIKGTGTDVIRIKGVEKLNGTDYTIIPDQIEAGTFMFAAAATRGDVLIKNVIPKHLEALTAKLIEIGVQVEEYDDAIRVNAKGTLGHTHVKTLPYPGFPTDMQPQIAAVLVTSEGTSIVTETLFENRLRYVDELSRMGANIKVEGNTAVIVGVKNLTGAIVSAPDLRAGAALVIAGLTATGFTLVEQVEYIERGYENFEKKMQGLGAIMAKVDEEDEKAIQKFKLKVS from the coding sequence ATGGAACAATATATAATAAAAGGCGGTAGGGCCTTACAGGGAGAGGTCACTATTGGCGGCGCAAAAAATGCGGCACTTGGAATCATATGTGCGGCTATTATGACGGATGAACCGGTGGTTATCGGCAATTTACCGGATATCGGTGATATTAATGTACTTTTACAGGCCATTGAAGAAATCGGCGCGAAAGTGGAAAGAATAGATGAGCATACAGTTAGGGTAGATGGAAAATACATTGATTCCGAAATCGGAATTGATTATGATTTTATACGTAAAATCAGGGCTTCTTATTATCTTTTAGGAGCACTTTTAGGAAAGTATAAAAAAGCTCAGGTTGCATTACCCGGTGGCTGTAATATCGGCAGCAGGCCGATAGATCAGCACATCAAAGGTCTTGAAGCATTAGGAGCCGTTGTAAAAATTGAACATGGAATGATAAAAGCTAAAGCCGATGCCTTAAAAGGAAATCATATTTATCTGGATTGCGCCAGTGTTGGAGCTACCATCAATATCATGCTTGCAGCCTGTCTTTCGGAAGGAGTTACCATTATAGAAAACTCTGCGAAGGAGCCACATGTAGTAGATGTTGCGAACTTCCTGAACAGTATGGGTGCTAATATAAAAGGTACCGGAACGGACGTTATCCGTATTAAAGGTGTTGAAAAATTAAACGGCACAGATTATACAATCATTCCCGACCAGATTGAAGCCGGAACCTTTATGTTTGCGGCTGCAGCTACCAGGGGAGATGTTCTGATTAAAAATGTTATACCGAAGCATCTGGAAGCATTAACTGCCAAACTCATAGAAATCGGGGTGCAGGTAGAAGAATATGATGATGCCATTCGGGTAAATGCAAAGGGAACCCTTGGGCATACCCATGTCAAGACTTTGCCTTATCCTGGGTTTCCGACAGATATGCAGCCACAGATAGCAGCAGTGCTTGTTACTTCCGAAGGAACCAGTATCGTAACCGAGACACTATTTGAGAATCGACTTCGCTACGTAGATGAGCTTTCCAGAATGGGAGCAAATATCAAGGTGGAAGGGAATACCGCGGTTATTGTAGGAGTTAAGAACCTTACCGGAGCTATTGTCAGTGCACCCGACTTAAGAGCCGGAGCTGCCCTTGTAATAGCAGGGCTTACAGCTACGGGCTTTACTCTTGTAGAACAGGTTGAATATATTGAAAGAGGCTACGAGAACTTTGAAAAAAAGATGCAGGGACTAGGCGCTATTATGGCCAAAGTAGATGAGGAAGACGAAAAGGCTATCCAGAAGTTTAAACTTAAGGTAAGCTAA
- a CDS encoding cytidylate kinase family protein has protein sequence MHITITGNLGSGKSTICKILEDKYGFEIYSTGKVQRELARQMNMTTLEMNQLMCSDHKYDNMIDDTTARISRENPDKNIIFDSRLAWHFVEKSFKVFLAVDLNVAAERVMNDNRGTEEQYSSLEEAKEKLYMRAQTENVRYKDIYNLEYFDYSNYNLVVESTYSSPELIASTIMKEAKDYYALVADNHGQMVQTTRVLLSPKSLYKDEIGNEEADILKDKISVYEKAKERWDANLVDANLPEVKIIAEKNGDSYKILSGLEDVKAAREAGIPFLFTTLNNQ, from the coding sequence ATGCATATCACAATAACAGGAAATCTGGGAAGCGGCAAATCTACAATCTGTAAGATATTGGAGGACAAGTACGGCTTTGAGATTTATTCCACAGGGAAGGTTCAGCGGGAGCTGGCGAGACAAATGAACATGACGACCCTTGAGATGAACCAGTTAATGTGCAGTGACCATAAATACGATAACATGATAGATGACACAACCGCCAGAATCTCCAGAGAAAATCCGGATAAGAATATTATTTTTGACTCCAGGCTGGCCTGGCATTTTGTAGAAAAATCTTTTAAAGTATTTCTTGCCGTGGATTTAAATGTTGCCGCAGAAAGAGTTATGAATGACAACAGAGGAACAGAAGAGCAGTATTCTTCCTTAGAGGAAGCAAAAGAAAAGCTTTATATGAGAGCACAGACAGAGAATGTACGTTACAAAGATATTTATAATTTGGAATACTTTGATTATTCCAATTATAATCTGGTTGTAGAGAGCACATACTCCTCTCCGGAGCTTATTGCTTCAACAATCATGAAAGAAGCAAAAGATTATTATGCTCTGGTAGCTGACAATCATGGTCAGATGGTACAGACAACCAGAGTATTGTTATCTCCGAAATCTTTATACAAAGACGAAATCGGAAATGAAGAAGCAGATATCTTAAAGGATAAGATTTCAGTTTATGAAAAGGCAAAAGAACGCTGGGATGCTAATCTTGTGGATGCTAACCTTCCGGAGGTTAAAATCATTGCAGAAAAGAACGGAGATAGTTATAAAATCTTAAGCGGATTAGAGGATGTAAAGGCTGCGAGAGAAGCCGGTATTCCATTTTTGTTTACAACCTTAAATAATCAATAA
- a CDS encoding response regulator transcription factor, producing the protein MSRILIVEDEMAIAELEKDYLELSGFEVEIENSGDQGLTRALKEEFDLIILDLMLPGMDGFEICKNIRSEKNIPILMVSAKKEDIDKIRGLGMGADDYITKPFSPSELVARVKAHLARYERLIGDSARENEVIEIRGLKIDKTARRVYVNNEEKSFTTKEFDLLTFLAENPNRVYTKEELFQKIWDMDSIGDIATVTVHIKKIREKIEFNTSKPQYIETIWGVGYRFKV; encoded by the coding sequence ATGAGCAGAATACTGATAGTGGAAGATGAGATGGCAATTGCAGAGCTGGAGAAGGATTACTTAGAGCTTAGCGGCTTTGAGGTGGAGATTGAAAACTCCGGAGACCAGGGGCTTACAAGAGCCTTAAAGGAAGAATTTGACCTGATAATATTAGATCTTATGCTTCCCGGTATGGATGGGTTTGAGATATGCAAGAATATCCGAAGCGAAAAAAACATTCCTATTCTTATGGTTTCTGCTAAGAAAGAGGATATTGATAAGATCAGAGGACTCGGCATGGGTGCAGATGATTATATTACTAAACCCTTTAGTCCAAGCGAACTGGTGGCAAGGGTAAAAGCACATCTTGCCCGCTATGAACGGTTGATCGGTGACAGCGCCAGGGAAAACGAAGTTATTGAAATCAGAGGCCTGAAGATTGACAAAACAGCCAGAAGAGTATACGTTAATAATGAGGAAAAGAGCTTTACTACGAAAGAATTTGACCTTCTTACATTTCTTGCGGAGAACCCTAACAGGGTTTATACCAAAGAGGAGCTATTCCAGAAGATATGGGACATGGATTCCATAGGAGATATTGCCACGGTTACCGTGCATATCAAAAAAATCAGGGAGAAGATTGAGTTCAACACTTCAAAACCTCAGTATATTGAAACCATATGGGGCGTGGGATATCGTTTTAAGGTGTAG
- a CDS encoding HD-GYP domain-containing protein, which translates to MSKQRISIRQAKPGLVVADDVYNSNNQLVISKGVELTDRIITRLKFNSVSEFNIVLDTDEPQVPVKESSYSEKVRQSAEFKEFHSEFTKKVDSFKNQLNKLTDKNEPIDVDNLLAHTSDLMQKSRNGLHVFDMLHCMREYDDITYVHCMNVSLLATVFGQWLKLPKSELETLALAGLLHDIGKLSLPGELINKQEKLSPSDYVAIKTHTIQGYNVLKNKGLDPRIANVALMHHERCDGSGYPYRTKGDQIEPFAKIIGILDVYDAMTSSRVYRPALSPFEAISVFESEGLQKYDPTYILIFLEKIVQAYVGNRVRLSNGREGEIRLINQHALSKPVIQLDSSFVDLSKERDLTVEAIL; encoded by the coding sequence GTGAGTAAACAAAGAATATCCATAAGGCAGGCAAAGCCCGGTTTAGTAGTAGCAGATGATGTCTATAATTCAAACAATCAATTGGTAATATCCAAAGGAGTAGAATTAACTGACCGTATAATTACAAGATTGAAATTTAATTCTGTTAGCGAATTCAATATTGTCCTTGACACAGATGAACCACAAGTACCGGTGAAAGAATCAAGTTATTCTGAAAAAGTTCGCCAAAGTGCTGAGTTCAAGGAATTTCATTCCGAATTCACCAAAAAAGTGGATTCTTTTAAGAATCAATTAAACAAATTGACAGACAAGAATGAACCTATCGATGTGGATAATCTTCTAGCGCATACCTCCGACCTGATGCAAAAAAGCAGAAATGGATTACATGTATTTGATATGCTTCACTGTATGCGTGAATATGATGATATAACCTATGTCCATTGTATGAATGTATCTCTATTGGCGACTGTATTCGGACAATGGCTTAAGCTTCCCAAAAGCGAACTGGAAACTCTAGCACTGGCAGGCTTACTCCATGATATTGGTAAACTCTCCCTTCCCGGAGAATTAATCAACAAACAGGAAAAATTATCTCCCAGTGACTATGTAGCAATAAAAACTCATACCATTCAAGGCTATAATGTTCTAAAGAATAAAGGCCTGGACCCCAGAATTGCAAATGTAGCCCTGATGCATCACGAAAGATGTGACGGCAGCGGGTATCCCTATAGAACGAAAGGTGATCAGATTGAGCCTTTTGCCAAGATTATCGGAATCCTTGATGTATACGATGCTATGACTTCCTCCAGAGTGTACCGCCCTGCCCTTAGCCCTTTTGAAGCAATCTCGGTGTTTGAATCGGAAGGACTCCAGAAATACGATCCCACATACATACTGATCTTTTTGGAAAAGATAGTACAGGCCTATGTTGGTAACCGTGTTCGTTTAAGTAACGGCAGAGAAGGAGAAATTCGTCTGATTAATCAGCATGCCCTGTCAAAGCCTGTGATTCAGCTTGATTCAAGCTTTGTTGATTTATCAAAAGAAAGAGATCTGACTGTGGAAGCCATCTTATAA
- the proS gene encoding proline--tRNA ligase, whose protein sequence is MAKEKKLVEAITSMEEDFAQWYTDVVKKAELIDYSSVRGCMILRPGGYAIWENIQRELDRRFKETGVENVYMPMFIPESLLQKEKDHVEGFAPEVAWVTHGGLEPLQERMCVRPTSETLFCDHYSNIIQSYRDLPKVYNQWCSVVRWEKTTRPFLRSVEFLWQEGHTAHATAEEAEERTIQMLNLYADFCEEVLAIPMIRGKKTDKEKFAGAKDTYTIEALMHDGKALQSGTSHNFGDGFAHAFDIQYTDKDNKLQYVHQTSWGMTTRLIGAVIMVHGDNSGLVLPPRVAPTQVMIVPIAQHKEGVLEKAAELKNKLGAFRVKVDDTDKSPGWKFSEQEMRGIPIRIEIGPKDIEENQAVIVRRDTREKLVVSLDSLEEKVGEVLETMQKEMLERARVHRDSHTYQAGNFEELKEEVATKPGFVKAMWCGDQACEDKIKEETGATSRCMPFKQEEITDTCVCCGKKAKAMVYWGKAY, encoded by the coding sequence ATGGCGAAAGAAAAGAAGCTGGTGGAAGCAATTACCTCCATGGAAGAGGATTTTGCCCAGTGGTACACAGATGTAGTTAAAAAAGCGGAATTGATCGATTATTCCAGCGTAAGAGGGTGCATGATTTTAAGACCCGGCGGCTATGCTATCTGGGAAAATATCCAAAGAGAATTGGACAGAAGATTTAAAGAAACTGGGGTAGAGAATGTTTATATGCCTATGTTTATACCGGAAAGCCTGCTGCAAAAAGAAAAGGACCATGTAGAAGGATTTGCTCCGGAGGTTGCCTGGGTAACACATGGAGGGTTGGAACCCCTGCAGGAGAGAATGTGTGTTAGACCTACCTCTGAAACACTTTTCTGTGACCACTATTCTAATATTATACAATCCTACAGAGATTTGCCCAAGGTATATAACCAGTGGTGTTCTGTTGTACGTTGGGAGAAGACTACAAGACCTTTCCTGCGTTCCGTAGAATTCCTGTGGCAGGAAGGACACACAGCCCATGCTACAGCGGAAGAAGCAGAGGAGAGAACAATCCAGATGCTGAATCTTTACGCTGACTTCTGTGAAGAAGTACTTGCAATACCAATGATTAGAGGTAAGAAAACCGACAAAGAGAAGTTTGCCGGTGCAAAAGACACATATACCATAGAAGCTTTAATGCACGACGGTAAAGCACTTCAGTCCGGAACCAGCCATAACTTCGGAGACGGCTTTGCTCATGCTTTTGATATCCAGTATACGGATAAAGATAATAAACTCCAATATGTTCATCAGACATCATGGGGTATGACCACCAGACTTATCGGTGCTGTTATTATGGTGCACGGTGACAACAGCGGTCTCGTACTGCCTCCCAGAGTAGCACCTACTCAGGTAATGATTGTTCCTATCGCACAGCATAAAGAAGGAGTTCTTGAAAAAGCTGCAGAACTTAAGAATAAATTGGGTGCCTTCCGCGTAAAAGTAGATGATACCGATAAGAGTCCCGGCTGGAAATTCAGTGAGCAGGAGATGAGAGGAATCCCCATCCGAATTGAGATTGGACCGAAAGATATCGAAGAAAATCAGGCAGTTATCGTACGCCGTGACACCAGAGAAAAGCTGGTAGTATCATTAGACAGCCTGGAAGAAAAGGTAGGAGAAGTTCTTGAAACCATGCAGAAAGAAATGCTTGAGAGAGCCAGAGTCCACAGAGATTCCCATACTTATCAGGCTGGTAACTTTGAAGAGCTAAAGGAAGAAGTTGCTACAAAACCCGGCTTTGTAAAAGCAATGTGGTGCGGTGACCAGGCATGTGAAGATAAGATAAAGGAAGAGACCGGTGCTACTTCCAGATGTATGCCCTTTAAGCAGGAAGAAATCACAGATACTTGCGTATGCTGCGGTAAGAAAGCAAAAGCTATGGTTTATTGGGGCAAAGCTTATTAA